CAATGTTCATATTGGATTTGATGATCTTCGACTGATCGACAATGACAGTAAATCCCGATGTCGGATTGGGTGAAGTCGGTACGAAAAGCACATATTTGCCATTGAATCGGTTCGTGACATAAGCCGGCACCCAAATCCCGTCTTTCGGATATTCCACGTAAACGACCTCTTTGGCGATGCTCTTGTCATGCGACGAAAACATATTCACAACTTTTTTAATTACCCTATAGATGGTATTCAAAAAGGGAATTCTCTCGATAACATGCTCAAAAGCGGCAATAAACCAGGGCCGCCCTTGTTTGGCTATTTGGCGGCCGATGGAAACGAGAATAATGAAGCTGACGGTAAAAATCAGCAGTGTATAAACATAGCTGACCGAGTAACCGTA
This is a stretch of genomic DNA from Methylobacter sp. YRD-M1. It encodes these proteins:
- a CDS encoding DUF502 domain-containing protein, translating into MSALVKKLLNYLLIGILAVIPIVLILQIIIFVKDRVADLFQLVYGYSVSYVYTLLIFTVSFIILVSIGRQIAKQGRPWFIAAFEHVIERIPFLNTIYRVIKKVVNMFSSHDKSIAKEVVYVEYPKDGIWVPAYVTNRFNGKYVLFVPTSPNPTSGFTVIVDQSKIIKSNMNIEEATSFIVSVGVDFNKDKEVSQLP